The following coding sequences lie in one Acropora palmata chromosome 3, jaAcrPala1.3, whole genome shotgun sequence genomic window:
- the LOC141877745 gene encoding uncharacterized protein LOC141877745 produces MSGSYAFSGSLLTPTEFDHQHNFANPCLKRKIESEEILRNDAEIFGDHEMLTQEYQCNTLRKKRQRFCNHQEESEIFNPHNMNGEFSLNYVPNGIHREPQQGCNLDASSLMPKNLEVKDENEQILEMDMECERNVTTVESNWPPNLQDVSSMPQTQTSPCSRDENGEDEGSPAREFLEKHRPEYQMHCIPSYCHPGELWDVMLEVYHGL; encoded by the exons ATGTCGGGGTCTTACGCTTTTTCCGGATCGTTGTTAACGCCGACCGAGTTTGATCATCAACACAACTTCGCTAATCCatgtttgaaaagaaaaatagaaagcGAGGAAATTTTGAGAAATGACGCCGAAATCTTCGGAGATCACGAAATGCTCACCCAAGAATACCAATGCAACACTCTGAGGAAA aaaagacaaagattTTGTAATCATCAAGAAGAATCTGAGATATTTAACCCACATAACATGAATGGGGAGTTTAGCCTGAATTACGTTCCAAATGGAATACATAGGGAACCTCAACAAGGATGCAACTTGGATGCCAGTTCTTTGATGCCAAAGAATTTGGAGGTGAAGgatgaaaatgaacaaattttggaaatggaTATGGAAtgtgaaagaaatgtcacTACCGTGGAGAGCAACTGGCCACCAAATTTACAGGATGTTAGTTCCATGCCACAGACTCAAACTAGTCCATGCAGTAGAGATGAAAATGGAGAAGATGAAGGTTCACCAGCTAGAGAATTTTTAGAAAA ACACAGACCAGAGTACCAGATGCATTGCATTCCATCTTACTGTCACCCAGGAGAATTATGGGATGTTATGCTGGAGGTTTATCATGGACTTTAG
- the LOC141877738 gene encoding uncharacterized protein LOC141877738, with product MTFRQKTRLNLIQEAKNEIEFRALIDDYPALYGGPILKNAIRRYEVFWLPLAAKQGPDSTLLAAPLDIAWVWHLHLLAPHDYEQDCLRLVSRVVDHKPMNGQQRRQGLQNARGLWEDAYPAERFEVDLNRTVEMTMPFHSKLSLDLEEVSYYQSKFSYQVSLPHFTDVKFLTRAIERYEHHLQLKSQHPQVPLVSCVDVDLIWFAHMQHPFNYKKTTTEMFGGMPSNENHGAILSLENIEENLEKGTRALWSAAGFQFDPPGTQYRGELPHHRPAKFEGIYSSMGRLQYTMKILQVEVVNADATKNFYVRIYNPDGNVILERGMKGGTRVDLISECVLDNEKRHTITITLHQKIQYGERVIGSSQTSLLSYIEACPYGEAATGLPWVIDIPFMAARSVVRLAAHLNPPVIEGYRFKVQPDLYFGKVDHPSLVLSFPQSMLSPVDFAKTFLPCESATHTLLDCRGREAFKCRVVHSTTATLSAVEVINMEGIVVASAHLIKANTLPDKGSVEGHKRCVYLSHTDGERSMLIRSRKDWGVCIGKWQRGKMFSRSAGQVEISFFKLTGERRWCEVRKFKGGLYLITLESDVFVYVDLKRGLFVISPSAQDIPEIIALAFSVSIIYLLCKPYTPTPANESSPSFHKKAKSDQVTPMLLAAGYKSATVPSNVYLQRNSLGHSDTTSFDGASCYDLDSESGAEWIRELSQKRQETLLWYLLGGAKIKS from the coding sequence ATGACATTTCGCCAAAAAACACGTTTGAATTTGATCCAGGAAGCCAAGAACGAGATCGAGTTTCGTGCGCTGATCGATGACTACCCCGCTCTTTACGGTGGACCGATCCTTAAAAATGCGATTAGAAGATACGAAGTATTCTGGCTTCCTCTAGCGGCAAAACAAGGTCCCGACAGCACTCTCCTGGCAGCCCCACTAGATATTGCATGGGTTTGGCATCTACATTTGCTTGCCCCTCATGATTATGAGCAAGATTGCTTGAGACTTGTATCTCGTGTCGTTGATCATAAACCAATGAACGGACAACAAAGAAGACAGGGTCTTCAAAATGCAAGGGGTTTATGGGAAGATGCCTACCCTGCAGAAAGATTTGAAGTTGACCTGAACAGAACTGTAGAGATGACCATGCCATTCCATTCAAAACTCAGTTTGGACCTCGAAGAGGTTTCCTACTACCAATCCAAGTTCTCCTATCAAGTATCGTTACCACATTTCACGGATGTCAAATTTCTAACGAGAGCCATTGAAAGATACGAGCATCACCTGCAGCTGAAGAGTCAGCACCCTCAGGTTCCCTTAGTTTCCTGTGTCGATGTCGACCTGATATGGTTTGCTCACATGCAACATCCTTTTAACTACAAGAAAACCACAACAGAAATGTTTGGAGGGATGCCCAGCAACGAAAACCATGGAGCGATACTCAGCCTTGAGAATATCGAGGAGAATTTGGAGAAAGGAACAAGGGCTCTATGGTCCGCAGCGGGTTTTCAGTTTGATCCACCCGGGACTCAGTACAGGGGAGAACTTCCACACCACAGACCTGCAAAGTTTGAAGGCATCTACTCTTCCATGGGGAGGCTTCAATACACAATGAAAATCTTGCAAGTCGAGGTCGTGAATGCCGATGCCACCAAGAACTTCTATGTGCGAATCTACAATCCAGATGGAAATGTGATTCTGGAAAGGGGAATGAAAGGCGGGACCCGTGTAGATTTGATCAGTGAATGTGTtcttgacaatgaaaaacgtCACACAATCACCATCACACTGCATCAGAAAATACAGTATGGCGAAAGGGTCATTGGATCTTCGCAGACCAGCCTGCTCTCGTACATTGAGGCATGTCCATACGGTGAAGCCGCCACTGGTCTTCCCTGGGTTATCGATATCCCCTTTATGGCTGCAAGGAGCGTGGTGAGGCTAGCTGCACATTTGAATCCTCCAGTCATCGAAGGTTATCGCTTCAAAGTTCAGCCCGATCTTTATTTCGGCAAAGTTGACCATCCTTCATTGGTTCTTAGTTTTCCTCAGTCGATGTTGTCTCCAGTTGATTTTGCCAAGACCTTCTTGCCATGTGAATCTGCTACTCATACATTGCTGGATTGCAGAGGACGTGAGGCTTTCAAGTGTCGTGTCGTGCATTCCACCACAGCCACACTCTCAGCAGTGGAAGTTATCAACATGGAAGGCATTGTGGTTGCTTCTGCTCACCTAATCAAAGCAAACACTCTTCCAGACAAAGGGTCTGTTGAGGGCCACAAGAGGTGTGTTTATCTCAGCCACACGGATGGCGAAAGATCCATGCTCATCCGAAGTCGAAAGGACTGGGGTGTATGTATCGGGAAATGGCAGAgaggaaagatgtttagtcgtTCTGCAGGGCAAGTGGAAATCAGTTTCTTCAAGTTGACTGGAGAACGACGATGGTGTGAAGTTCGCAAATTCAAGGGAGGACTGTATCTGATCACTCTCGAATCAGACGTGTTTGTCTATGTAGATCTAAAAAGAGGACTGTTTGTAATTTCACCATCTGCCCAAGATATTCCAGAGATAATTGCACTAGCCTTCTCAGTGTCCATTATCTACCTGCTCTGTAAACCATACACTCCAACACCAGCCAATGAATCTTCACCTTCCTTTCACAAAAAGGCCAAAAGTGACCAAGTGACCCCAATGCTCCTCGCAGCTGGGTACAAAAGTGCCACAGTCCCAAGTAACGTGTACCTTCAGCGAAACAGCTTGGGTCATTCAGACACAACATCGTTTGATGGTGCTAGTTGCTATGACCTTGATTCGGAATCTGGCGCAGAATGGATAAGAGAATTGTCTCAAAAGCGACAGGAAACATTGCTATGGTATCTTCTGGGTGGTGCCAAAATAAAATCGTAG
- the LOC141877740 gene encoding uncharacterized protein LOC141877740: MALRWAVKLLVACVLFLLKCITDVHCENANTRKLDENHFPTELQLISTKDQTIRVGEHLVLNCSLLVGANNVSTVYEYQLSWFRGAQELTNATRKLGNGTIQLVIDHVSWSNDGTYVCRDTIKKINVEPVKVHVKVGDIPSTPRDVWVNNVDFRTQIHWTSPKHSGHLPLRYVVKAQCKNETIPDIPHCQSDFLIVCDNSNSHPVTRSYPLKWSCEAKGGLLFPFDYVVYKLFVEVSNYLGSNQSKAVVVKANMINPLLTTPLPAKAFSAKEMSQAGTVRLSWETKASTKDPQPYLIKYTILYHRDGDISHNQTVTAHFPQTSHLISGLAGFSTYHFYLRIQYGKKHTDKYGSFGQAVACSLRTRISAPSEPPNITNCSNWSNHSTFLGLTVTWKNPPPETLNGPVKNMVFSSSCQPDGDAARASHQAALNFTTSVTELTSINVTIPAHELANRCVVWMSICNGPELCSANSSTCVVKNIKDVHPLWRSSPTSNHTTIIIVFGALIGLVLFGAIFWCLRKSNRRQNITNEPREPLLTILPLEDPHIYEVPDEEPVENDYNWCSVLSQ, translated from the exons ATGGCGTTGAGATGGGCTGTCAAACTGCTTGTTGCCTGTGtgttgttcttgttgaagTGCATCACAGATGTTCATTGTGAAAATGCTAATACGCGTAAGCTTGACGAAAACCACTTTCCTACAG AATTGCAGTTGATTTCCACAAAAGATCAAACCATTAGGGTTGGTGAGCACCTTGTATTAAACTGCAGTTTGCTTGTTGGAGCAAACAATGTGTCAACAGTCTATGAGTACCAGTTGTCATGGTTTCGTGGTGCACAGGAACTGACAAATGCAACAAGGAAGCTGGGCAATGGAACAATTCAGCTAGTGATAGATCATGTTAGCTGGAGCAATGATGGAACTTATGTGTGTAGGGACACcatcaagaaaattaatgttgagcCTGTGAAGGTCCATGTGAAAGTTGGAG ATATTCCCAGCACACCTAGAGATGTATGGGTAAATAATGTTGACTTTCGGACCCAAATTCACTGGACTTCTCCTAAGCACTCAGGGCATTTACCACTCAGATACGTCGTCAAGGCACAGTGCAAGAATGAAACTATCCCCGATATTCCTCATTGTCAGTCGGACTTCCTCATTGTGTGTGACAACTCCAATAGTCATCCTGTAACAAGATCATATCCTCTCAAGTGGAGCTGTGAGGCAAAAGGAGGTCTCCTTTTCCCATTCGACTATGTGGTGTACAAGTTGTTTGTTGAAGTCAGCAATTACTTGGGCTCAAACCAAAGCAAAGCTGTGGTTGTTAAGGCAAATATGATCAACCCACTCCTAA CTACTCCACTGCCAGCTAAAGCTTTTTCTGCCAAGGAAATGTCCCAAGCTGGCACCGTAAGGCTATCATGGGAAACAAAGGCTTCTACAAAGGATCCACAACCTTATCTGATTAAGTATACCATTCTGTATCACAGAGATGGGGACATCAGCCATAATCAG ACCGTGACTGCCCATTTTCCACAAACTAGCCATTTAATATCTGGTTTGGCTGGATTTTCCACTTACCATTTTTACTTACGCATACAGTACGGAAAAAAACATACTGACAAGTATGGTTCATTTGGCCAAGCAGTTGCTTGCAGTTTAAGGACAAGGATTTCAG CACCAAGTGAACCCCCAAATATAACAAACTGCTCTAATTGGAGTAACCACAGCACGTTCTTGGGATTGACAGTCACTTGGAAG AATCCACCACCAGAGACCTTAAATGGCCCTGTCAAGAACATGGTCTTCAGCTCTTCCTGTCAACCAGATGGAGATGCAGCAAGAGCATCTCATCAGGCAGCACTCAATTTCACTACCAGTGTTACTGAACTGACATCTATCAATGTGACAATCCCAGCTCATGAGCTGGCCAACAGATGTGTTGTTTGGATGAGTATCTGCAATGGGCCTGAACTCTGCAGTGCAAACAGTAGTACTTGTGTTGTGAAAAACATCAAAG ATGTCCACCCTTTATGGCGAAGCAGCCCAACTTCAAATCACACGACTATAATTATAGTGTTTGGAGCACTCATTGGCTTGGTGTTGTTTGGTGCCATTTTTTGGTGCTTAAGAAAGAG CAACAGAAGACAAAATATTACCAACGAGCCACGGGAGCCTTTGCTAACTATTTTACCTCTG GAGGATCCTCATATTTATGAGGTACCTGACGAAGAGCCTGTTGAAAACGATTACAATTGGTGTAGCGTGTTAAGTCAGTGA